Proteins encoded together in one Streptomyces roseifaciens window:
- a CDS encoding terpene synthase family protein: MTGRPAPATAGRTAAIRIRHVYEREHEALRKITGLDILPWQGSCHAAAADAEAATQAWLRKHGLVRNERHGDRARRARYAWLMARCHPHADRQLLQTLADFIAWFFIFDDAHFDRTRPDPQHVITAISAVLGVLESETATSSPVFGEAALAGLCKRFRRQMPGEQYERYAQALRLYVSSVAVQTLGHLDDRPVSRPTYETVRRYISGVEVTQALIDISSTGAMTADEYYRPDVRALSRRMNNIVSWLNDIHSLAVESYQPGYFWNMPALHALDSDSLLDGVHITERRVRDEVRAFDTEAARIEQRASPELQGYVEGMRLWMRGYCDWVAHDSQRYSSTHAPHDGTDTTDTTQEDGHGPRTHRARRPRSSAPHGPRAASA, from the coding sequence ATGACCGGCCGGCCCGCCCCGGCCACTGCTGGCAGGACAGCGGCGATCCGCATTCGGCACGTGTACGAGCGCGAGCACGAGGCACTGCGCAAGATCACAGGACTCGACATCCTTCCCTGGCAGGGGTCGTGTCACGCCGCCGCAGCCGATGCCGAGGCGGCAACCCAGGCATGGCTGCGGAAGCACGGTCTCGTACGCAACGAGCGGCACGGGGACAGGGCGCGCCGCGCCCGGTACGCCTGGCTCATGGCACGGTGCCACCCGCACGCCGACCGGCAACTCCTGCAGACCCTCGCCGATTTCATCGCCTGGTTCTTCATCTTCGACGACGCTCACTTCGACCGCACCCGGCCCGATCCCCAGCACGTCATCACCGCCATCTCCGCCGTTCTTGGCGTCCTCGAATCCGAGACCGCCACCAGCAGCCCCGTCTTCGGCGAGGCAGCACTGGCCGGCCTGTGCAAGCGCTTCCGCCGGCAGATGCCCGGCGAACAGTACGAGCGCTATGCACAGGCCCTGCGCCTGTACGTCTCCAGCGTGGCCGTCCAGACACTGGGGCACCTCGACGACCGCCCCGTCAGCCGGCCCACCTACGAGACGGTCCGCCGCTACATCAGCGGCGTGGAGGTCACCCAGGCACTGATCGACATCAGCAGCACGGGGGCGATGACCGCCGACGAGTACTACCGGCCGGACGTACGCGCGCTGAGCCGCCGCATGAACAACATCGTCTCCTGGCTCAACGACATCCACAGCCTCGCCGTCGAGTCCTACCAGCCCGGTTACTTCTGGAACATGCCCGCCCTCCACGCGCTGGACAGCGACAGCCTGCTGGACGGCGTCCACATCACCGAACGGCGCGTACGCGACGAGGTCAGGGCCTTCGACACGGAAGCCGCTCGGATCGAACAACGAGCGAGCCCCGAACTCCAGGGCTACGTCGAAGGAATGCGCCTGTGGATGCGCGGCTACTGCGACTGGGTCGCCCACGACTCCCAGCGCTATTCCTCCACCCACGCGCCCCACGACGGCACCGACACAACAGACACCACTCAGGAGGATGGCCATGGCCCCCGCACCCACCGTGCCCGACGCCCCCGGAGCTCTGCCCCTCATGGGCCACGCGCCGCGTCTGCGTGA
- a CDS encoding cytochrome P450 codes for MAPAPTVPDAPGALPLMGHAPRLRDPLGFLTRTGLVRHEGLARLRVGPFSALLVCDPDLTHRMLVEDRTFDKGGPHYDRAREWLGNGLVSCPHGVHRRQRRAVQPAFHADRMPAYARAMAEQISSITDRWHEGQVLDVLPQLKAITARAAIATMFADMPRNVSVPALIHEFDLLVAGVYRRMWMPAPLDRLPVLGNGRYYQARDRVRRTIGRIIDTYRTRGTDNGDLLSLLLASGSAEGGRAVPDEEVIDQVMTFFVGGTEPPAVALSWALHLLTQHPKVEERLHAEVDSVLTDAGTGASFADLPRLRFTEQVITEALRLYPPLWMVTRTTTTDTELGGHHVKQGTVLVYSPYLIHHRPGLYPDPELFDPDRWGDDSPTKPRKEAFIPFGAGARKCIGDTFGIAEATLALATIARSWRLEPVPGRNVRPSALSVLSPGGLTLKVRSRKLR; via the coding sequence ATGGCCCCCGCACCCACCGTGCCCGACGCCCCCGGAGCTCTGCCCCTCATGGGCCACGCGCCGCGTCTGCGTGACCCTCTGGGCTTTCTGACCCGCACCGGCCTCGTACGTCACGAGGGCTTGGCCCGGCTCCGGGTCGGCCCCTTCAGTGCCCTCCTGGTCTGCGACCCCGACCTCACCCACCGGATGCTCGTCGAAGACCGCACCTTCGACAAGGGCGGCCCGCACTACGACCGGGCACGGGAATGGCTCGGCAACGGGCTGGTGTCCTGCCCGCACGGCGTCCACCGCCGGCAGCGCCGGGCCGTCCAGCCGGCCTTCCACGCCGACCGTATGCCCGCCTACGCCCGGGCCATGGCCGAGCAGATCTCGTCCATCACCGATCGCTGGCACGAGGGCCAGGTCCTCGACGTCCTCCCCCAGTTGAAAGCGATCACTGCACGAGCGGCCATCGCGACGATGTTCGCCGACATGCCCAGGAACGTCTCCGTGCCTGCCCTGATCCACGAGTTCGACCTGCTCGTCGCCGGCGTCTACCGCCGCATGTGGATGCCCGCTCCCTTGGACAGGCTCCCGGTCCTCGGCAACGGCAGGTACTACCAGGCCCGCGATCGCGTACGCCGCACCATCGGCCGCATCATCGACACCTACCGCACCCGCGGCACCGACAACGGCGACCTGCTCTCCTTGCTGCTCGCCTCCGGCTCCGCAGAGGGCGGCCGGGCCGTGCCCGACGAGGAAGTCATCGACCAGGTCATGACGTTCTTCGTCGGCGGCACGGAACCACCCGCGGTAGCTCTGTCGTGGGCGCTCCATCTGCTGACCCAGCACCCGAAGGTGGAAGAGCGCCTGCACGCCGAGGTCGACTCCGTCCTCACCGATGCCGGCACGGGCGCGAGTTTCGCCGACCTGCCCCGGCTACGCTTCACCGAACAGGTCATCACCGAAGCGCTCCGGCTCTACCCGCCCCTGTGGATGGTCACCCGCACCACTACCACCGACACCGAGCTGGGCGGACACCACGTCAAACAGGGCACCGTCCTCGTCTACAGCCCATACCTCATCCACCACCGCCCCGGCCTCTACCCCGACCCCGAACTCTTCGATCCCGACCGCTGGGGCGACGACTCCCCCACCAAACCGCGTAAGGAAGCGTTCATCCCCTTCGGCGCCGGCGCCCGCAAGTGCATCGGCGACACCTTCGGAATCGCCGAGGCCACCCTGGCTCTGGCCACCATCGCCCGCAGCTGGCGCCTTGAGCCCGTACCCGGCAGGAACGTGCGCCCGTCGGCGCTCAGTGTCCTCAGCCCTGGCGGACTGACCCTGAAGGTCAGGAGCCGCAAACTCCGCTAG
- a CDS encoding alpha/beta hydrolase fold domain-containing protein, giving the protein MLLYLHGGGYVTGSPRTHRAVVARLAAHLRMPAFVPDYRLAPEHPYPAALEDTVAAYRGLLAAGFAAHRTAVAGDSSGGALALAAAMAFRDDGTPLPAVIGMFCPWLDLTLKTASRLNPIPKDPLVILDQLRQWAAAYAPANAAEPTASPLHGRFHDLPPIIVHSAGDDPLAADADRLEELAREQGASLDHTRHPGLWHGFHVLAPVMTRADRAVRQFGQQLLAHIAPPPRVAIVGAGVSGLAMAATLKRAGIGTFTVHEKATEPGGTWRDNTYPGLTCDIQARAYSFSFAPNADWKTLYASQAEIQEYLQRVTDDLGLRPYLRLGSEIEQARWDGRCWQLLTTDGRRDEAEVLVSATGFLHHPSLPGIPGLDTFAGAVFHSARWDHSVPLAGQKVAVIGNGSSGVQITTALAGVAGRLTLFQRTPQWIMPTVNFSYPSWVKAAYRRLPGLHTASYRFYQALMEDFFASALVGPGWQRQAVAALCRLHLRHGVKDPVLRRRLTPDYAPMCKRLVLSAGFFRAIGRDDVELADTGIERVEPRGVITRDGTLHEADVIVLATGFDTHAYTRPITITGTDGVTLDDAWARGPYAYRTVAVPGFPNFFMLCGPHSPVGSQAVPPIAEAQAGYVLRWIETLRHTGITAASPTPQATARYNDALRAAMPGTAWTSGCTSYYLDAHGLPELWPWMPEKHRDMLRTPVLDDFTVHGGTAPA; this is encoded by the coding sequence GTGCTGCTCTACCTCCACGGCGGCGGGTACGTGACCGGGTCGCCCCGCACCCACCGTGCCGTGGTGGCCCGGCTGGCCGCACATCTGCGGATGCCCGCGTTCGTCCCGGACTACCGGCTGGCCCCGGAGCACCCGTACCCCGCCGCCCTGGAGGACACGGTCGCCGCGTACCGGGGCCTACTGGCGGCAGGATTCGCAGCCCACCGGACCGCAGTGGCAGGGGACTCGTCGGGTGGCGCCTTGGCACTCGCCGCAGCCATGGCGTTCCGGGACGACGGGACCCCGCTCCCCGCCGTCATCGGGATGTTCTGCCCGTGGCTCGACCTCACGCTCAAGACCGCATCACGCCTCAACCCGATCCCGAAGGATCCCCTGGTCATTCTGGACCAGCTGAGGCAGTGGGCCGCCGCGTACGCTCCCGCGAACGCCGCGGAACCCACTGCCTCGCCCTTGCACGGCCGGTTCCACGACCTGCCCCCGATCATCGTGCACTCGGCAGGCGACGACCCGCTGGCGGCGGATGCCGACCGCCTGGAAGAGCTTGCCCGAGAACAAGGCGCGTCCCTCGACCACACCCGGCACCCGGGGCTCTGGCACGGCTTCCACGTCCTCGCGCCCGTGATGACCCGGGCGGACCGGGCCGTGCGGCAGTTCGGCCAGCAGCTCCTGGCCCACATCGCGCCACCTCCCCGGGTGGCCATCGTCGGGGCGGGCGTGTCGGGCCTGGCCATGGCGGCCACGCTCAAGCGCGCGGGCATCGGCACCTTCACCGTCCACGAGAAGGCAACCGAGCCCGGCGGCACCTGGAGAGACAACACGTACCCGGGTCTGACGTGCGACATCCAAGCCCGCGCCTACTCCTTCTCCTTCGCACCCAACGCCGACTGGAAGACGCTCTACGCATCCCAGGCCGAGATCCAGGAGTACCTGCAGCGTGTGACGGACGACCTGGGCCTGCGTCCGTACCTGCGCCTCGGCTCGGAGATCGAGCAGGCCCGCTGGGACGGCCGGTGCTGGCAGCTGCTGACCACGGATGGCCGGCGGGACGAGGCCGAGGTCCTCGTCAGCGCGACGGGGTTTCTCCACCACCCGTCCCTGCCGGGCATCCCCGGTCTCGACACGTTCGCCGGCGCCGTGTTCCACTCCGCCCGCTGGGACCACTCCGTCCCGCTGGCAGGCCAGAAAGTGGCCGTCATCGGCAACGGGTCGAGCGGGGTTCAGATCACCACCGCACTCGCCGGGGTCGCCGGACGCCTCACCCTCTTCCAGCGCACACCCCAGTGGATCATGCCAACGGTCAATTTCTCCTATCCGTCGTGGGTGAAGGCGGCTTACCGTCGGCTGCCCGGACTGCACACGGCCTCCTACCGCTTTTACCAGGCGCTCATGGAAGACTTCTTCGCCTCCGCGCTCGTCGGTCCGGGCTGGCAGCGGCAAGCTGTGGCAGCCCTGTGCCGGCTCCACCTCCGCCACGGCGTGAAGGACCCTGTCCTGCGCCGCCGCCTGACTCCGGACTACGCGCCGATGTGCAAACGCCTGGTGCTCTCCGCCGGCTTCTTCCGCGCCATTGGGCGCGACGACGTGGAGCTGGCCGACACCGGCATCGAACGCGTGGAACCACGCGGCGTGATCACACGGGACGGCACTCTGCACGAAGCGGACGTCATTGTTCTGGCGACCGGGTTCGACACGCACGCCTACACACGGCCGATCACGATCACCGGGACCGACGGCGTGACCCTCGACGATGCCTGGGCCAGGGGACCGTACGCCTACCGGACGGTCGCGGTACCCGGCTTCCCGAACTTCTTCATGCTGTGCGGGCCCCACAGCCCCGTCGGGAGCCAGGCCGTACCACCCATCGCCGAGGCACAGGCAGGCTACGTACTGCGCTGGATCGAAACGCTCCGGCACACCGGCATCACTGCCGCATCGCCGACACCTCAAGCGACAGCCCGGTACAACGATGCGCTGCGCGCCGCCATGCCCGGCACCGCATGGACCAGCGGCTGCACCAGCTACTACCTCGACGCCCACGGCCTCCCCGAGCTCTGGCCCTGGATGCCTGAGAAGCACCGGGACATGCTGCGCACCCCCGTACTGGACGACTTCACCGTCCATGGCGGGACGGCACCGGCATGA